A portion of the Bacillus sp. es.034 genome contains these proteins:
- a CDS encoding alpha/beta fold hydrolase, with protein MQKHTINSFNYYSIEPNKQNKSNKVIIIYHGWGGSALGYRDLAEELTEEGFMVIVPEVIYHDTRQPLADHFDSITVQAYFWETIMTTIDEFHDFMKALGIDKENVILVGSSMGGCIANGIFAREPMVSGLVNMNGLGSFVLSERLFRERGGRGDIPDQLKKRLMDYDPVEREPGLSPVLLMHGDCDEIMPIEGKMDYDRYLKENRRHVDFRVYEGVNHQITSDMVGDLIRWLNGLSK; from the coding sequence ATGCAAAAACACACGATCAATTCATTCAACTATTATTCTATTGAACCGAATAAACAAAACAAATCGAATAAAGTCATCATCATTTACCACGGTTGGGGAGGCAGTGCTCTCGGGTACAGAGACTTGGCAGAGGAACTTACGGAAGAAGGATTTATGGTGATCGTTCCAGAAGTCATCTATCACGATACACGACAGCCTCTGGCAGACCATTTTGATTCAATAACCGTACAGGCTTATTTCTGGGAAACGATCATGACGACGATTGATGAATTCCATGATTTTATGAAAGCGTTAGGAATAGATAAAGAGAATGTCATCCTTGTAGGCAGCTCCATGGGCGGCTGTATTGCCAATGGGATTTTCGCCCGTGAACCAATGGTGAGTGGATTGGTGAACATGAACGGCTTGGGCTCATTTGTTTTGTCAGAGCGGCTTTTTAGAGAAAGAGGTGGTCGTGGTGACATACCTGATCAGTTGAAAAAACGTTTAATGGATTACGACCCTGTCGAAAGGGAACCAGGTCTTTCCCCGGTTCTTCTTATGCACGGGGACTGTGATGAAATCATGCCGATTGAGGGAAAAATGGATTATGACCGTTATTTGAAAGAGAATAGAAGACATGTAGATTTCCGTGTGTATGAGGGTGTGAATCACCAGATTACTTCGGACATGGTCGGGGATTTGATACGGTGGTTGAATGGCTTGTCGAAATGA
- a CDS encoding CPBP family intramembrane glutamic endopeptidase → MPRSPHTLFLISSAALFFAGIILLSYRAYAWGLLPMLGFLILYLSGKNNRSVASLFLFFLIGFLLFQWATGWINRWNISKETNILLNRSFLIFILFALAVSQWIAKEKIRFYMRFPDWSKRISMPSHTIPLPLFLMIGLAGSSTIFIPLIWSEGFSESLFLFAIGFTILNATLEELIWRGVMLSSLIRNTSVIYAVTVTSIGFGLLHLSIGIPLLLSLLFSFGGLFYSIVVLKTDSIYPSIAFHMVINMGMVLNEWIN, encoded by the coding sequence ATGCCACGTTCACCGCACACTCTTTTCCTTATAAGCTCTGCCGCCCTGTTTTTCGCAGGCATCATCCTTCTTTCGTATCGCGCATACGCATGGGGACTGCTGCCGATGCTCGGGTTTCTCATCCTCTATTTATCTGGTAAAAACAACAGGTCCGTCGCTTCCTTATTCCTATTCTTCCTTATCGGCTTCCTGCTCTTCCAATGGGCAACAGGGTGGATTAACAGATGGAATATCTCAAAAGAAACCAACATCCTTTTGAACAGAAGTTTTCTTATATTCATCCTTTTTGCCTTAGCCGTCTCACAATGGATAGCCAAGGAAAAGATCCGATTCTACATGAGATTTCCGGATTGGAGCAAGCGTATTTCCATGCCTTCACACACTATTCCATTACCACTTTTTTTAATGATTGGGCTCGCGGGATCAAGCACCATCTTCATTCCCCTCATCTGGTCAGAGGGATTCAGTGAATCATTATTCCTTTTCGCAATAGGATTCACCATCTTGAACGCTACGCTGGAAGAACTCATCTGGAGAGGCGTCATGCTGTCGTCATTGATCCGGAATACCTCTGTCATTTACGCCGTCACGGTGACGAGTATCGGATTCGGACTCCTGCATCTCTCCATCGGCATCCCGCTCCTCCTCAGTCTTCTATTCTCTTTCGGAGGACTTTTTTACAGCATCGTAGTCTTGAAGACAGATAGCATCTATCCTTCGATTGCCTTTCATATGGTGATAAATATGGGGATGGTGTTGAATGAGTGGATAAACTAG
- a CDS encoding DNA-3-methyladenine glycosylase — translation MVVEKEGTLIPKAPYDFDKTLTFLRKFPPSKEEQAHHTFTKAIMIQEQVILFELLSEGDIETPQLHYRLYSDASMTDEREAEAIERISFYLSLYDDLIPFYHLSKTDPTFYPIAQKLYGYHHVKFLTPFENTCWAILSQRTPVHFARCIKNEFASAFGKSIQRNDSNYTAFPKPQQILNAPEKELLKVVRSERKVNYIMSAAKQFAEVSNSFLMEEDYETVNQWLKEINGIGDWSASFNMLRGIGRMERLPIGEKMLQKEIQSLYGEAADVSKVSDFYGGHVGYWAHYLRAAKLFEI, via the coding sequence GTGGTTGTTGAAAAGGAAGGGACGTTAATTCCAAAAGCTCCTTACGATTTCGATAAGACCCTTACTTTTTTAAGAAAATTCCCACCATCGAAAGAAGAACAAGCACATCATACTTTTACTAAGGCAATCATGATTCAAGAGCAGGTTATTCTGTTCGAATTATTGTCTGAGGGAGATATAGAAACACCTCAATTACATTACAGATTATATTCAGATGCCAGCATGACGGATGAAAGGGAAGCAGAGGCAATAGAACGGATATCATTTTATCTTAGTTTATATGACGACCTGATCCCGTTTTACCACCTATCCAAAACTGATCCGACTTTTTATCCAATAGCCCAGAAATTGTATGGATATCACCACGTTAAGTTTTTAACCCCTTTTGAAAATACATGCTGGGCGATCCTTTCTCAAAGGACTCCTGTCCATTTTGCACGTTGTATAAAGAATGAATTCGCCAGTGCATTTGGGAAATCTATTCAAAGGAATGATTCCAACTACACTGCCTTTCCTAAACCCCAGCAGATATTAAATGCTCCAGAGAAAGAGCTATTGAAGGTTGTCCGTTCTGAACGCAAAGTAAATTATATTATGTCAGCAGCCAAGCAATTTGCAGAGGTCTCGAATTCTTTCTTAATGGAAGAGGATTACGAAACAGTCAATCAATGGCTAAAGGAGATAAATGGAATTGGTGATTGGTCTGCTTCGTTCAACATGTTAAGGGGGATTGGAAGAATGGAAAGATTGCCGATAGGTGAAAAAATGCTACAGAAAGAGATTCAATCCCTATACGGGGAGGCTGCGGATGTTTCTAAGGTATCCGACTTTTATGGGGGACATGTAGGGTACTGGGCACACTATTTGAGAGCTGCTAAACTATTTGAAATATAG
- a CDS encoding serine hydrolase domain-containing protein, with protein MKQTIEKLENITEYIEHIMSDQQGVGASVAIVNGSEIIYSKGFGHSQIHPVNLPMDGDTLMSIQSISKNFMALSIMQLVEKNLLSLDDTVVHYLPYFRTKNKEQSDRITIRHLLSHTAGFPGDLGIANMTAPNVKEIFSDTPTEFQEALDYYNLTEEEIESVKTREDVTKWFQKVELEYPVGKGWNYCTDAYVILADLFEKVTGVKWETHLEDEILSPLNMNRTTSDSNTVEDDPNSAKYYMGKNQTETPFPKNSLSAPIGYLYSSANDLGKYLAFHLTKKPNILRPDLIEDMQSPIHLVSEEWRFGSEVRSYGLAWFTDNYKDLKVVEHGGGQMAVRSLMTIVPELNLGIVVLLNFDGTAHHDICDKIMDIFMDA; from the coding sequence ATGAAACAAACAATTGAAAAACTAGAAAACATAACGGAATACATCGAGCACATAATGAGCGATCAGCAAGGAGTCGGAGCTAGCGTTGCCATCGTGAACGGTTCAGAAATCATCTATTCCAAAGGATTTGGTCATTCACAGATTCACCCTGTAAACTTACCGATGGATGGAGATACATTGATGAGCATTCAAAGTATTTCAAAGAACTTCATGGCACTTTCGATCATGCAGCTAGTCGAAAAGAACCTCCTATCTTTGGATGATACGGTTGTTCACTATCTGCCATATTTCAGAACAAAAAATAAAGAGCAAAGTGATAGGATCACGATACGCCATCTTTTATCCCACACCGCAGGCTTCCCGGGAGACTTAGGGATTGCCAATATGACGGCTCCGAATGTAAAAGAAATATTTTCGGACACTCCTACTGAATTTCAGGAGGCACTTGACTACTACAATCTAACGGAAGAAGAGATTGAAAGTGTTAAAACGAGAGAAGATGTAACAAAATGGTTTCAAAAAGTAGAGTTGGAATATCCAGTAGGGAAGGGATGGAATTATTGCACCGATGCGTATGTCATCCTGGCCGATTTGTTCGAAAAGGTGACAGGAGTAAAGTGGGAAACCCATCTCGAAGATGAAATACTTTCCCCATTGAATATGAATCGCACCACAAGTGACTCAAATACTGTTGAAGATGACCCGAACAGTGCAAAATATTATATGGGCAAGAATCAAACGGAAACGCCTTTTCCAAAAAATTCACTTTCTGCGCCAATTGGCTATTTATACTCATCAGCAAATGATTTAGGTAAGTATTTAGCCTTCCATCTTACTAAAAAACCGAATATCTTACGGCCGGATTTAATTGAAGACATGCAAAGCCCTATTCATCTGGTGAGCGAAGAATGGCGGTTTGGAAGTGAAGTGAGAAGTTACGGACTTGCATGGTTTACAGACAACTATAAAGACTTAAAAGTGGTAGAACATGGAGGCGGCCAAATGGCAGTAAGATCTCTCATGACAATAGTGCCAGAACTCAACCTGGGAATCGTGGTCCTTCTCAATTTTGACGGGACGGCTCATCATGATATTTGTGATAAGATCATGGATATTTTTATGGATGCATAA
- a CDS encoding class I SAM-dependent methyltransferase, with product MNTYGTELFKGAAPYYSRYRPTYPSTLIRFLVKEFSLNGEQNLLDLGCGTGQLTIRFSDWCKRIVGIDMEPEMIKEAERLHGEMRVGEIQWFNGTLDEYNHSHHYHLVTIAKAFHWMDRAKVLDELFNIVTPGGGVAIIDNYEPHKTLQPWQVRFNELVHKWYGNERKAGNSTYTHPVTPHEDIISQSKFNLEVHALPTYEITWTIESLLGNLYSTSYGSKRFLGADVPLFEREVREAMLEVSEDGVFKEESRLSVKIGRKG from the coding sequence ATGAATACATATGGCACAGAATTATTTAAAGGAGCAGCCCCCTATTATTCAAGATATAGGCCCACCTATCCTTCCACTTTAATCAGATTCCTAGTAAAAGAGTTCTCATTAAACGGAGAACAAAACCTCCTGGATCTTGGCTGCGGCACGGGACAACTGACCATTCGGTTTTCAGATTGGTGCAAAAGAATCGTCGGGATCGATATGGAACCGGAAATGATTAAAGAAGCGGAACGGCTGCACGGGGAAATGAGGGTAGGAGAGATTCAGTGGTTCAATGGTACGCTGGATGAATACAACCATTCCCATCACTATCATCTCGTAACCATTGCCAAAGCCTTTCACTGGATGGACCGGGCAAAGGTGCTGGATGAATTATTTAACATCGTGACACCAGGTGGCGGGGTAGCGATCATAGACAACTACGAGCCCCATAAGACATTGCAACCTTGGCAAGTAAGGTTTAATGAACTGGTCCATAAATGGTATGGAAATGAGCGGAAAGCCGGGAACTCCACCTACACCCATCCTGTCACACCTCACGAAGACATCATCTCACAGTCCAAATTCAATCTTGAAGTGCATGCCTTACCTACATACGAGATCACCTGGACGATTGAATCGCTCCTCGGGAACCTTTATTCCACTTCATATGGTTCGAAGCGTTTCCTTGGAGCGGATGTACCATTATTTGAACGTGAAGTGAGAGAGGCGATGCTTGAGGTGAGTGAAGATGGAGTATTTAAAGAGGAGTCGAGGTTGTCGGTGAAGATTGGAAGAAAGGGGTAA
- a CDS encoding NUDIX domain-containing protein, with protein MKKVFGEKVPGVEYQMRTGVYAVIFHHKKNKILTVRNETGHYFLPGGGMEENESDVECLEREMMEETGYCISIGSHIGNAMCYFFSRMGDPLLGEGHFFLVELNEKMLEPMEDEHAPVWMDRKDAKRLLIHEHHYWAIEEAWKLKEEIGIQDNFKNHEHSTNIEK; from the coding sequence GTGAAAAAAGTATTCGGTGAAAAAGTTCCTGGAGTAGAATATCAAATGAGAACAGGTGTCTATGCCGTCATCTTTCATCATAAAAAAAACAAAATCCTGACGGTTCGGAACGAGACGGGGCACTACTTTCTGCCTGGTGGCGGCATGGAAGAGAATGAAAGTGATGTAGAGTGCCTGGAAAGAGAAATGATGGAGGAAACAGGTTACTGTATATCGATTGGTTCTCATATCGGAAATGCCATGTGCTACTTTTTTTCAAGAATGGGAGATCCCCTCCTTGGTGAAGGCCACTTTTTTCTGGTTGAGCTGAATGAAAAGATGCTGGAACCAATGGAAGATGAGCATGCTCCAGTGTGGATGGATCGTAAAGATGCGAAAAGGCTCTTGATACATGAGCATCATTACTGGGCAATAGAGGAAGCGTGGAAGCTGAAAGAGGAAATCGGTATACAAGACAATTTCAAAAATCATGAACATAGCACCAACATAGAAAAATAA
- a CDS encoding DUF2268 domain-containing putative Zn-dependent protease (predicted Zn-dependent protease with a strongly conserved HExxH motif), whose protein sequence is MKTVGKVLLILALCFMFMGCSNKEPVDKKEQETPITFSHEEQNFEIIYMYDEVQEYVDTVRGKSGKSNETVFIEKVFEPFKKKSNMEEISLRYTFDPSSEVDKLGESVKELEKEKDTTSGIIKEALLKSAKELHGKDKKYIIFPANPEDTFIVEQMGGVSGFALSEDVIVLQLSPSVQEDILKYTVAHEYNHLIAEESNRGMIRTILGGVVLEGKADAFAHTIYPKIQAPWQKPMTPEEKERVIAEITELRYSDDMKYYEKLRKGNSSKGIPQWANYKIGYEIVQSYRKNHPEISIGRWTSMHEAEIIAGSDFKKITAYE, encoded by the coding sequence ATGAAGACTGTTGGGAAAGTGTTGCTCATACTGGCATTATGCTTCATGTTTATGGGATGCTCCAATAAAGAGCCAGTGGATAAGAAGGAACAGGAAACGCCTATCACCTTCTCCCATGAGGAACAGAATTTCGAAATTATTTATATGTATGATGAAGTGCAGGAGTACGTAGACACCGTACGTGGAAAGTCAGGAAAAAGTAATGAGACAGTGTTCATTGAAAAGGTGTTTGAGCCATTTAAAAAGAAGTCCAATATGGAGGAAATCAGCTTGCGATATACTTTTGATCCGTCCTCAGAGGTGGACAAGCTTGGGGAATCCGTAAAAGAATTGGAAAAGGAGAAGGATACGACGAGCGGGATTATTAAAGAAGCTCTGCTTAAATCCGCAAAAGAACTCCATGGAAAGGATAAGAAGTATATTATTTTTCCAGCGAACCCAGAGGATACGTTTATAGTGGAGCAAATGGGGGGTGTATCGGGGTTTGCCCTGTCAGAGGATGTCATTGTGCTGCAACTTTCACCATCCGTGCAAGAAGACATATTGAAGTACACCGTCGCTCATGAATACAACCATCTCATCGCAGAAGAAAGTAATCGAGGAATGATAAGGACCATCCTCGGTGGGGTTGTGTTGGAAGGGAAGGCAGATGCCTTTGCCCATACCATCTATCCAAAGATCCAGGCTCCCTGGCAAAAACCGATGACACCGGAGGAAAAGGAAAGGGTAATAGCTGAGATTACTGAACTTAGATACTCCGATGATATGAAGTACTATGAGAAGTTAAGAAAAGGTAACTCTTCAAAAGGCATTCCCCAATGGGCCAACTACAAAATCGGATATGAAATCGTCCAAAGCTACAGGAAGAATCATCCTGAAATCTCGATTGGGAGATGGACCAGCATGCATGAAGCCGAAATTATAGCAGGAAGCGACTTTAAAAAAATCACGGCCTATGAATGA
- a CDS encoding SDR family oxidoreductase has translation MNVAVVGANGQIGKQVVGFLKEDGHTPRAIVRKEEQVQSFEQDGVEAALVDLEGTVDQISNGLKGADAVVFSAGSGGSTGSDKTLLIDLDGAVKTMEAAKEAGIERFIIVSALQAHHRENWNDSLKPYYVAKHFADRALEESGLTYTIIRPGGLLNEEGTAKVSAAENLERGSIPREDVARTIVASLTEASTFNKGFDLISGSTGIEEAVKNV, from the coding sequence ATGAACGTAGCAGTTGTTGGAGCAAATGGACAGATCGGGAAGCAAGTGGTCGGATTTTTGAAGGAAGACGGACATACGCCGAGAGCCATCGTGAGGAAAGAAGAGCAGGTACAGTCTTTCGAGCAGGACGGTGTGGAAGCTGCACTGGTTGATTTGGAAGGTACGGTTGATCAAATCTCGAATGGATTGAAGGGAGCCGATGCCGTCGTATTCTCTGCAGGATCAGGTGGCAGCACCGGTTCAGACAAGACCCTCCTCATCGATCTTGACGGAGCGGTGAAAACGATGGAGGCCGCAAAAGAGGCTGGAATCGAACGCTTCATCATCGTAAGTGCACTGCAGGCTCATCATCGTGAGAACTGGAATGACTCCCTGAAGCCATATTATGTAGCGAAGCACTTCGCAGACCGGGCACTTGAGGAAAGTGGACTTACCTATACGATCATCCGTCCGGGTGGATTACTGAACGAAGAAGGCACCGCTAAAGTATCGGCGGCTGAGAATCTTGAAAGAGGATCCATCCCCCGTGAAGATGTGGCGAGAACCATCGTGGCGTCGTTAACGGAAGCAAGCACGTTTAATAAAGGATTCGATCTTATTTCGGGAAGCACTGGAATAGAAGAAGCCGTTAAAAACGTATAA
- a CDS encoding M3 family oligoendopeptidase, whose amino-acid sequence MNQVRDKQWNLGSVRPGSGPVKDQIQEILLHIEETQSVLKHGMNPEEAVDITKRVQDLYTDVFQMDEYIICLLSVDVLDVEAQDLSARSTQLQARMDTFLLAYSQCLVHMPEKDWNAFIGRGEVAGSERFLKEQRRKVKDQLDPEMEKLIHALSVDGFAGWEDHYDQEYARLKVPVTDNGKTEYISFDMAYIRGMLSHDRETRMEMGEAISKVCRENEDRFASIFNHFAGFRNELYRLRGWTNPLKEMFEQNRISERSVNTMMETLHQHKSLLHRFFERKAKLIQVEKLSWYDIYAPTFTSKTTLTYEEAADIVIGQFRQFSEKLGQFAQTAFEEGWIDAEPGDSKQHGAFCASFPNAKESRVMLSFTGNYNDVVTIAHELGHAYHNSLLHEQPGFSHKVGTGLAETASTFAENLVLDAAIDMAETEEDRLSLLEMKITNGLKYTTFIPAKFEFEAAFYNKRLNGKLSAGDIVQLMEETERDWFHDSVDEVFAHNWMTIPHFFSTEKAFYNLPYTIGYLFSNGVYSLYQQDKETFPERYDQLLTRSGNHSMDELSIEFLQEELGTDFWEAAVRPLKDAVEKYLKETEHYI is encoded by the coding sequence GTGAATCAAGTACGTGACAAGCAATGGAATCTGGGAAGTGTACGACCGGGAAGCGGACCGGTGAAAGATCAAATTCAGGAGATTCTTCTACATATCGAGGAAACGCAATCCGTATTGAAGCATGGGATGAATCCCGAGGAAGCGGTTGACATCACGAAACGTGTGCAGGATCTTTATACGGATGTGTTTCAAATGGATGAATATATCATCTGCCTGCTATCGGTGGATGTCCTGGATGTGGAAGCGCAGGATCTAAGCGCCCGGAGCACTCAGCTGCAGGCAAGAATGGACACCTTTCTCCTTGCGTATAGTCAGTGTCTTGTCCATATGCCGGAGAAGGACTGGAATGCTTTCATTGGACGGGGTGAAGTGGCAGGCAGTGAGCGGTTCTTGAAGGAACAGAGACGAAAGGTGAAGGACCAGCTTGATCCCGAGATGGAGAAGCTGATTCATGCCCTTTCCGTTGATGGATTTGCCGGTTGGGAAGATCATTATGATCAAGAATACGCCCGATTGAAAGTGCCGGTAACGGACAATGGGAAGACGGAATACATTTCCTTTGATATGGCTTATATTCGAGGGATGCTCTCACATGACCGGGAGACGAGGATGGAAATGGGTGAAGCCATCTCCAAGGTTTGCCGTGAGAACGAAGACCGGTTTGCGTCGATCTTCAATCATTTTGCCGGTTTCCGGAATGAGCTGTACCGGCTGAGAGGATGGACGAATCCTCTGAAGGAAATGTTCGAACAAAACCGGATCAGTGAAAGATCCGTGAACACTATGATGGAGACGCTCCATCAACACAAATCTTTACTTCACCGTTTTTTTGAACGAAAAGCCAAACTGATTCAAGTGGAAAAGTTGAGCTGGTATGACATCTATGCCCCGACCTTCACATCCAAGACGACCTTGACGTATGAGGAAGCGGCAGATATCGTGATCGGACAGTTCCGTCAATTCAGTGAGAAGCTCGGTCAATTTGCCCAAACGGCATTCGAAGAAGGATGGATTGATGCTGAACCAGGAGATTCCAAACAGCATGGTGCCTTCTGTGCCTCATTCCCGAATGCGAAGGAAAGCCGAGTGATGCTTTCTTTTACGGGTAACTACAACGATGTCGTCACCATTGCCCATGAACTGGGACATGCTTATCACAATTCCCTGCTTCATGAACAGCCCGGTTTCTCACACAAGGTGGGTACGGGACTAGCTGAAACTGCGTCGACGTTCGCGGAAAATCTCGTTCTTGATGCAGCGATTGATATGGCGGAAACAGAGGAAGACCGTCTATCTTTATTAGAAATGAAAATCACCAACGGACTGAAATACACCACATTCATCCCGGCCAAGTTCGAGTTCGAAGCTGCCTTTTACAACAAACGACTGAACGGAAAGCTTTCAGCAGGAGACATTGTTCAACTGATGGAAGAAACAGAAAGGGACTGGTTCCATGACTCCGTGGATGAAGTGTTTGCCCATAACTGGATGACCATCCCCCACTTCTTCAGCACGGAGAAAGCCTTTTACAATCTGCCGTACACGATCGGCTATCTATTCAGCAACGGAGTCTATTCACTCTATCAGCAGGACAAGGAAACATTCCCTGAACGGTACGACCAGCTCCTTACACGATCCGGAAACCATTCCATGGACGAGCTGAGCATCGAGTTCCTACAGGAAGAATTAGGGACGGACTTCTGGGAGGCAGCTGTACGCCCGTTGAAGGACGCGGTTGAGAAATATTTGAAAGAGACAGAACACTATATTTAA
- a CDS encoding class I SAM-dependent methyltransferase, producing MNNRWNEIIYKLWSPMYDRIFNTGKFLEARQKLFHHPPFHPHQRILFVGVGTGADLELLDHTEFQITAIDYSGDMLQKAKEKFKDNKIEFIQMDAQQMSFTDNSFDAVVGSLILSVVPDPDRCMKEIIRVLKPQGTMIIFDKFSPSKMSLSKRMVRPFVKMMGTDIGVNFENLYEQNHEAIILKEDEPLLFKGMYRKIILTKTGR from the coding sequence ATGAACAACCGATGGAACGAAATCATTTATAAACTCTGGTCCCCTATGTATGACAGGATCTTTAATACAGGAAAATTCCTTGAAGCCCGTCAAAAGCTTTTTCATCACCCACCATTCCATCCACACCAACGAATCCTGTTCGTCGGCGTTGGTACAGGGGCTGACCTGGAGCTCTTGGATCATACTGAATTCCAGATTACAGCTATCGACTATTCCGGTGACATGCTTCAAAAGGCAAAAGAAAAATTCAAGGATAACAAGATCGAATTCATTCAAATGGACGCCCAACAGATGAGTTTCACAGATAACAGCTTTGATGCAGTAGTAGGCAGTCTCATCTTATCCGTCGTTCCTGATCCGGACCGATGCATGAAGGAAATAATCCGGGTATTAAAGCCTCAAGGAACCATGATCATTTTTGACAAGTTTTCACCCTCTAAAATGTCTCTAAGCAAACGAATGGTCCGACCCTTTGTAAAAATGATGGGTACAGACATCGGAGTGAACTTTGAGAATTTATATGAACAGAACCATGAAGCAATCATTCTTAAAGAAGATGAGCCTCTTCTTTTCAAAGGAATGTACAGAAAGATCATACTTACCAAAACTGGGAGGTGA
- a CDS encoding HAD-IA family hydrolase, translating to MYKHIIWDFDGTLFDTYPVMAGAFKNTLDSRGIEEPLENIIKQMKVSMTHTFNHYGEMYGIGDEFITAYNTHRKEIEFDLSRPFEGIAKICKYIHESGRRNYLYTHRGESSITMLESYGMTGYFSDFITSEHGFERKPSPNAIQHLIRTHDIDPSEAIMIGDRDLDLESGKNAGITSCYFADERVENPHADYIVTSVKELYKII from the coding sequence ATGTACAAGCATATCATTTGGGACTTTGATGGCACTCTATTTGATACATATCCCGTGATGGCGGGAGCCTTCAAAAACACGTTGGACAGCCGGGGAATCGAGGAACCGTTAGAGAACATCATAAAACAAATGAAGGTATCAATGACTCACACATTTAATCATTATGGTGAGATGTATGGGATCGGGGACGAGTTTATCACAGCCTACAATACCCACAGAAAAGAAATTGAGTTCGATTTGTCCAGGCCCTTTGAAGGAATCGCTAAAATATGTAAGTATATTCATGAATCGGGTCGCAGGAATTACCTGTACACCCACAGAGGTGAGTCATCCATCACGATGCTGGAGAGCTACGGGATGACGGGTTATTTCTCTGATTTCATCACCTCCGAGCACGGATTTGAGAGAAAGCCGAGTCCAAACGCCATTCAGCATCTAATCCGCACACATGATATCGATCCATCAGAAGCGATCATGATCGGCGACCGGGATCTGGATCTCGAATCGGGGAAAAATGCCGGGATCACTTCCTGCTACTTTGCAGATGAGCGGGTAGAGAATCCCCACGCTGACTACATAGTGACGAGTGTGAAAGAATTGTATAAGATTATTTAA
- a CDS encoding GNAT family N-acetyltransferase, with protein sequence MGKYRVVTITNLLEHEVNTLVQESKEEGFRFVERLLNDYQDGTNCFNKQGEALYGIYSEEDELLAVGGLNVDPTSAETGRVRRFYVKKEYRNEGIGTLLLKQIILDAKRSFRVLVLNTDTEKADHFYTSFGFTKGNRYPNSTHYLDISE encoded by the coding sequence ATGGGAAAATACAGAGTGGTTACTATAACAAATCTACTTGAGCACGAGGTAAATACGTTGGTACAAGAAAGTAAAGAAGAAGGTTTCCGCTTTGTAGAAAGACTCCTGAACGATTATCAGGATGGAACCAATTGTTTCAATAAGCAAGGTGAAGCTTTATACGGTATTTACAGTGAAGAGGATGAACTCTTAGCGGTGGGTGGTCTAAATGTCGATCCAACCTCGGCTGAAACAGGTAGAGTAAGAAGGTTTTACGTGAAAAAAGAATACAGGAATGAAGGGATAGGTACTCTTCTGTTGAAGCAAATCATCCTTGATGCGAAACGATCCTTCAGAGTGTTGGTCCTCAATACAGATACCGAGAAAGCGGATCATTTCTATACATCGTTTGGTTTTACGAAAGGCAATCGGTATCCGAATTCTACGCATTATTTAGATATCAGTGAATGA
- a CDS encoding cell wall hydrolase yields the protein MPRVKYTDADVALMARMMRAEAEGEGKQGMLYVGNVIVNRAKAECLDFKKVRSIRQVIFQVQGGNYSFEAVQKGNLFYNRARSVEKRLAKKNLDYWAMHPAKYALWYFNPYAPCPPTWYDQPFAGQFKNHCYYEPAAGTCASVYSGG from the coding sequence ATGCCAAGAGTCAAATACACCGATGCCGATGTGGCCTTGATGGCGAGGATGATGAGAGCGGAAGCGGAAGGCGAAGGGAAACAAGGGATGCTGTACGTGGGCAATGTCATTGTGAATCGTGCGAAGGCGGAATGCTTGGACTTTAAAAAGGTTAGGAGCATCCGCCAGGTCATCTTCCAGGTGCAGGGTGGGAATTACTCCTTTGAAGCGGTCCAGAAAGGGAATCTTTTTTATAACAGGGCTAGATCCGTTGAGAAACGATTAGCCAAAAAAAATCTGGATTATTGGGCTATGCATCCGGCAAAATATGCCCTTTGGTATTTCAATCCTTATGCCCCGTGTCCCCCGACGTGGTATGACCAGCCGTTTGCGGGACAATTCAAGAATCACTGTTACTATGAACCGGCAGCAGGGACGTGTGCAAGTGTGTATTCAGGTGGATGA